A part of Candidatus Bathyarchaeota archaeon genomic DNA contains:
- the hisF gene encoding imidazole glycerol phosphate synthase subunit HisF encodes MPLAKRIVPCLDVDHGKVVKCINFLNPKCAGDPVEMAKRYSDDGADELVFLDITASSEKRDIMRRYVEGVAKTISIPFTVGGGIRSVADARAVLCSGADKVSVNTAAVENPKLITELANVFGRQCVVCAIDARRNRTPTEGKITVDTAEGKLWFEVVTYGGRKPTGIDALAWVRQAEQLGAGEFLVTSMDRDGTKDGYDIELTRAISERGNVPVIASGGAGEPKHLLDVFTEGKADAALAASIFHYNQYPVPVVKDYLRKMGVTIRT; translated from the coding sequence ATGCCGCTTGCAAAAAGAATCGTGCCCTGCCTCGATGTGGACCACGGAAAAGTCGTTAAATGCATAAATTTCCTTAACCCCAAATGCGCAGGCGACCCCGTGGAGATGGCCAAGCGCTACAGCGACGACGGAGCCGACGAACTTGTCTTCCTCGACATCACTGCATCCAGCGAGAAACGCGACATTATGCGCCGATACGTGGAGGGCGTCGCCAAAACCATCAGCATCCCCTTCACCGTCGGAGGCGGCATCCGAAGCGTAGCAGACGCAAGGGCGGTGCTATGCAGCGGCGCAGACAAAGTCTCCGTTAACACAGCAGCCGTCGAGAACCCCAAACTCATCACTGAACTCGCCAACGTATTCGGCAGGCAATGCGTGGTCTGCGCCATCGATGCCAGACGCAACCGTACCCCAACCGAGGGCAAAATCACCGTGGACACCGCGGAGGGTAAACTCTGGTTTGAAGTGGTTACCTACGGCGGACGCAAACCCACCGGCATCGACGCCCTCGCATGGGTCAGACAAGCAGAGCAGCTGGGGGCAGGCGAGTTTTTGGTGACTTCGATGGACCGCGACGGCACCAAAGACGGCTACGACATCGAGCTCACACGCGCCATCAGTGAACGCGGCAACGTACCCGTCATCGCCAGCGGCGGCGCCGGGGAACCTAAGCATCTGCTTGACGTGTTCACGGAGGGCAAAGCCGACGCGGCGTTGGCAGCCTCGATTTTCCACTACAACCAGTATCCTGTCCCAGTTGTGAAGGATTACCTGCGTAAGATGGGGGTGACTATACGAACATGA
- the hisA gene encoding 1-(5-phosphoribosyl)-5-[(5-phosphoribosylamino)methylideneamino]imidazole-4-carboxamide isomerase: MQLIPAIDLMGKEIVRLTRGKAETAKVYTEQFGKPLQAAERWRNEGAGKLHIIDLDAAFGIADNRDVIAEIAKNVSLPIQVGGGIRSYEVAEKLLKVGVAQVILGSLAFSDPAVIEQIQKRFGYDSVIVALDNRDGRIMVEGWQTETPMTVEMALEKYAELGVETFLVTSIVQDGMLTGPDLQTLSFAAQYPKAKIIAAGGIGTIGDLAALKEIGCSGAVIGKALYEGRFTLKEALEKIGA, translated from the coding sequence ATGCAGCTTATTCCCGCAATTGACCTTATGGGCAAAGAAATCGTGCGTTTAACCCGAGGCAAAGCCGAAACCGCCAAAGTCTACACCGAACAATTCGGCAAACCCCTGCAGGCAGCGGAGCGGTGGCGCAACGAAGGCGCAGGCAAACTCCACATCATCGACCTCGACGCAGCGTTTGGCATCGCAGATAACCGTGACGTCATCGCGGAAATCGCAAAAAACGTTTCCTTGCCCATTCAGGTGGGCGGAGGCATACGCAGCTACGAGGTCGCGGAGAAGCTTCTCAAGGTAGGCGTCGCACAGGTCATTTTGGGCTCCTTAGCCTTCAGTGACCCCGCCGTAATCGAGCAAATCCAGAAGCGGTTTGGATATGACTCCGTCATCGTTGCCCTTGACAACCGTGACGGCCGCATCATGGTGGAGGGATGGCAAACCGAGACCCCCATGACTGTGGAGATGGCGCTGGAGAAATACGCCGAGCTTGGAGTCGAAACTTTCCTTGTAACCAGCATCGTGCAGGATGGGATGCTAACAGGGCCCGACTTGCAGACGCTCAGCTTCGCAGCCCAGTACCCTAAAGCCAAAATCATCGCGGCAGGCGGAATCGGCACCATCGGCGACCTCGCGGCGCTTAAAGAAATCGGCTGCAGCGGCGCAGTTATTGGAAAAGCCCTATATGAGGGAAGGTTCACTTTGAAGGAAGCTTTAGAGAAGATAGGAGCCTAA
- the hisH gene encoding imidazole glycerol phosphate synthase subunit HisH yields the protein MANAVIFDYGVGNLLSLKTALEKAGLDASIGTTAADLKGADAIALPGVGSFTAALEQLGKVKETLQAKVSEGTPLLGICLGLQLFFESSEEGPGEGLGFFGGRNMQLPSTVKVPHMGWNTLSFTKANPLFDGIDEGTYVYFVHSLYPAPKDQSIVVARTEYGTTFTSAVAKGNIYGTQFHPEKSGDVGLKILKNFARAVVR from the coding sequence GTGGCAAACGCAGTCATATTCGACTATGGCGTAGGCAACTTGCTGAGCCTCAAAACCGCGCTGGAGAAAGCAGGCTTAGATGCATCCATCGGCACCACCGCCGCGGACCTTAAAGGCGCAGATGCCATCGCATTGCCCGGCGTAGGCAGCTTCACCGCCGCGCTTGAGCAACTGGGCAAAGTCAAAGAGACCCTGCAGGCTAAAGTCTCAGAGGGCACGCCGCTGTTAGGCATATGCTTGGGGCTGCAGTTGTTCTTTGAATCCAGCGAGGAGGGCCCCGGCGAGGGCTTAGGCTTCTTCGGCGGCAGAAACATGCAGTTGCCATCTACCGTGAAGGTGCCGCATATGGGCTGGAACACCCTGAGCTTCACCAAAGCCAACCCGCTCTTCGACGGCATCGACGAGGGCACCTACGTTTACTTCGTCCACAGCCTCTACCCCGCGCCCAAAGACCAAAGTATAGTGGTTGCCAGAACCGAGTACGGCACAACCTTCACCAGCGCAGTCGCCAAAGGCAACATCTACGGCACCCAGTTCCACCCCGAAAAATCAGGCGACGTCGGCCTGAAAATCCTTAAAAACTTTGCGCGGGCAGTTGTAAGGTGA
- the hisB gene encoding imidazoleglycerol-phosphate dehydratase HisB, whose translation MRTEEVTRKTKETTVKVKVNLDGEGKAQIKTPVPFLSHMLTSLATHSLIDIEASVEGDLVHHMVEDLALGLGEALNKALGSREGIARFGNAAAPMDCSLAFCAVDLVKRPYFVINLKLKGRKVEEMPTEDIVHFYESLTQTLQANVHIYVEYGSNDHHKAEAATKALALSLRQAIAQDPRRRGVPSSKGAM comes from the coding sequence ATGAGGACAGAAGAGGTTACTCGAAAAACCAAAGAAACCACCGTGAAAGTCAAAGTGAACCTAGACGGCGAAGGCAAAGCCCAAATCAAAACACCCGTGCCGTTCCTAAGCCACATGCTCACCTCGCTGGCCACGCATAGCCTAATCGACATCGAAGCCTCCGTGGAAGGCGACCTCGTTCACCACATGGTCGAAGACCTCGCCCTCGGCTTAGGCGAAGCCCTAAACAAGGCGCTGGGCAGCCGCGAAGGCATCGCACGCTTCGGCAACGCCGCCGCCCCCATGGATTGCTCGTTGGCATTCTGCGCCGTGGACCTAGTGAAGCGCCCCTACTTCGTAATCAACCTCAAACTCAAAGGACGAAAAGTGGAGGAAATGCCCACCGAAGACATCGTGCACTTCTACGAGTCCCTAACCCAGACCCTGCAGGCTAACGTGCACATCTACGTGGAATACGGCAGCAACGACCACCACAAAGCCGAAGCCGCCACCAAAGCCCTCGCGCTTTCGCTGCGCCAAGCCATCGCCCAGGATCCCCGCCGCAGAGGCGTCCCCAGCAGCAAAGGAGCCATGTAG
- the hisC gene encoding histidinol-phosphate transaminase has product MSASYQAWLEQKLKKLEAIDCYSAGATPETIAKRLGVDESEIVKLNFNENLFVDRARQTQLMKELAEEIDLRMYPEDEESKLREELTGYMGVPADYLAISNAGDELIDRVVRLFIEKGDVAVSFTPTFAIPRLCVKRQEGDYVTVPLKSDFQLDVEGMLAVFSDKTRLLYICSPNNPTSNQMKPQDIEKLAKAFPGIVILDEAYGEFADYSFVKRIREFPNMIILRTFSKAFGLAMLRLGYAVANPPLATILREKAPLPYPVSGFTIRMGIKMLQNQDIERTAVAALVEERGKLIKQLNQIEGVQAFPSQADFVLINTARPADEVYEKLLARGIMLKKWGKLLSYPNCFRVTVGLPAMNAKLIEALKDIQGDKT; this is encoded by the coding sequence ATGAGCGCATCTTACCAGGCTTGGCTAGAGCAGAAACTCAAGAAGCTGGAGGCCATTGACTGCTACAGCGCCGGCGCTACACCCGAAACCATAGCGAAGCGGCTTGGCGTGGATGAATCGGAAATTGTGAAGCTGAACTTCAACGAGAACCTCTTCGTTGACCGCGCAAGGCAGACCCAGCTGATGAAGGAGCTGGCAGAAGAAATCGATTTGCGCATGTACCCCGAGGATGAGGAATCCAAGCTTCGAGAGGAACTCACCGGCTACATGGGGGTGCCCGCGGATTACTTGGCGATAAGCAACGCAGGCGACGAATTAATCGACCGCGTAGTGCGGCTCTTCATCGAGAAAGGCGACGTCGCCGTCTCGTTTACGCCCACCTTTGCGATTCCGCGGCTCTGCGTGAAGCGCCAAGAAGGCGACTACGTAACTGTACCGCTGAAAAGCGACTTCCAGCTGGACGTTGAGGGCATGCTGGCGGTTTTCTCGGATAAGACGCGTTTACTCTACATCTGCAGCCCCAACAACCCCACCAGCAACCAGATGAAGCCACAAGACATCGAAAAGCTGGCAAAAGCGTTCCCCGGCATAGTCATCCTCGACGAAGCCTACGGAGAATTCGCCGACTACAGCTTCGTGAAGCGCATCCGAGAATTCCCCAACATGATAATCCTACGCACGTTTAGCAAAGCCTTCGGACTTGCGATGCTGCGTCTGGGCTACGCAGTTGCAAACCCCCCGCTTGCCACAATCCTCCGAGAAAAAGCGCCGTTGCCCTATCCTGTGAGCGGCTTCACGATTCGCATGGGCATCAAGATGCTCCAAAACCAAGACATCGAACGGACAGCAGTAGCGGCGCTTGTAGAGGAGCGGGGAAAACTCATAAAGCAACTTAACCAGATTGAGGGCGTACAAGCATTTCCTTCGCAGGCGGACTTTGTGCTCATCAACACCGCCCGACCCGCTGATGAAGTCTACGAGAAGCTTCTGGCGCGGGGCATCATGCTCAAGAAGTGGGGCAAATTACTCAGCTACCCCAACTGCTTCCGCGTTACCGTGGGGTTGCCCGCGATGAATGCGAAGCTGATTGAGGCATTAAAGGATATTCAAGGTGACAAAACATGA
- the hisD gene encoding histidinol dehydrogenase, translating to MQEGPAVKVWESKNLPADWYRRQQVDQKATGELEARVQAIIAQVKAEGDNALLDFAFRFDNANLTAETLRVTPEEVEEAYGKVSPQQVAAIEFMKKRVSVFQRQLLSSSDVRAFNEGIMVQTVLRPIESVGCYVPGGQAAYPSTVVMTALVAKIAGVRRIVVCSPSDAAGKVNPLVLVACGICGVDEVYKVGGAQAIAALAYGTKTIAPVRKIVGPGSKYVTAAKVQVSQDVAIDMPAGPSEVLVLADEAADARLIAYDMISQAEHGTDSVAALITPSAKLATQVQENLAAFTAVAPRADKIAESLSKYGFIVVCKDLDEAVKLTNQFAAEHLEVLTKDASVLAGRLVAGLILIGPYSPVPLSDYASGTNHVLPTGGFAHAFSGLSAVDFMRRVSIAECSREGLEKVKAQIKVLTDTENLPNHYKAVAARFGQ from the coding sequence ATGCAGGAAGGACCAGCAGTAAAAGTTTGGGAATCAAAGAATTTACCCGCTGACTGGTATCGGCGCCAGCAGGTGGACCAGAAAGCCACAGGCGAACTGGAAGCCCGCGTCCAAGCCATCATAGCCCAAGTTAAAGCCGAAGGAGACAATGCGCTCCTTGACTTTGCCTTCCGATTCGACAACGCTAACCTCACAGCCGAAACCCTCCGAGTTACCCCCGAAGAGGTCGAGGAAGCCTACGGCAAAGTCAGCCCCCAGCAGGTCGCCGCCATAGAATTCATGAAGAAACGGGTAAGCGTCTTTCAGAGGCAGCTTTTATCCAGCAGCGACGTGCGAGCCTTCAACGAGGGCATCATGGTTCAGACTGTGCTGCGTCCCATCGAAAGCGTCGGCTGCTACGTGCCCGGCGGGCAAGCCGCTTACCCCAGCACTGTCGTGATGACTGCGCTTGTCGCTAAAATCGCAGGTGTCCGCCGAATCGTGGTTTGCTCGCCCTCCGACGCGGCTGGCAAGGTGAATCCGCTGGTTCTGGTTGCCTGTGGCATCTGCGGTGTAGACGAGGTCTACAAGGTCGGCGGCGCCCAAGCCATCGCCGCACTCGCGTATGGCACAAAAACGATAGCGCCTGTCCGCAAGATTGTGGGTCCAGGCAGCAAATACGTCACCGCCGCCAAAGTGCAGGTTTCCCAGGACGTCGCCATAGATATGCCGGCAGGTCCCAGCGAAGTGCTGGTGCTGGCAGATGAAGCAGCAGATGCGCGGCTAATCGCCTACGACATGATTTCTCAGGCGGAACACGGCACCGACAGCGTCGCGGCGCTTATAACTCCCTCCGCCAAGCTTGCCACGCAGGTCCAGGAGAACCTTGCAGCATTCACCGCGGTGGCGCCCAGAGCAGATAAAATCGCTGAATCCCTCAGCAAATACGGCTTCATAGTGGTCTGCAAAGACCTTGATGAAGCAGTGAAGTTAACTAATCAATTCGCCGCCGAGCACCTTGAAGTCCTAACAAAAGACGCCAGCGTCCTCGCCGGGCGCCTCGTCGCAGGCTTAATCCTCATCGGCCCCTACAGCCCCGTGCCCCTAAGCGACTACGCCAGCGGAACCAACCATGTGTTGCCTACAGGCGGCTTTGCACATGCCTTCTCGGGGCTCTCCGCAGTGGATTTTATGCGGCGAGTCAGCATCGCAGAATGCAGCCGCGAGGGCCTCGAGAAAGTCAAAGCGCAAATTAAAGTTCTAACGGACACAGAGAACCTTCCCAACCACTACAAGGCCGTAGCCGCGAGGTTTGGGCAATGA